acgtgatttttttttcttcctttctttcttagataCTACCTATGACTTAATGGAGGGAAAGAATCACACTTTGGTGAGCGAGTTCACTTTCCAGGGCTTCTCGAGCTTCGGCGAGCACCAGCTCACCCTGTTCGTCGTGTTCCTTGTGCTCTACACCTTCACCCTGGCTGGCAACGTGGTCATCGTGACCGTCATTAGTGTTGACCGCCGCCTCCACacgcccatgtacttcttcctgagCACGCTGTCTGTTTCGGAGACCGTGTACACCCTCGTCATTATACCCAAGATGCTCTGTAACCTCCTAGGCCTGAGTCAGCCCATCTCCTTGGcaggctgtgccacccagatgttcTTCTTCATCACCTTGGCCATCAACAACTGCTTCCTGCTCACGGCCATGGGCTACGACCGCTACGTGGCCATCTGCGACCCCTTGAGGTACGCAGTCATCATGAGCAAAGGAATATGCATCCAGTTGGTGGGGGGAGCCTGCAGCATTGGCCTGATCGTAGCCATGACACAGGTGCTGGCTGTGTTCAGGCTGCCCTTCTGTGCCACGAGGGTGGCCCACTTCTTCTGTGACATCCGACCCGTGATGAAGCTCTCCTGCATCGACACCACAGCCAATGAGATCCTGACTCTGATCATCAGTGtgctggtgatcctggtgcccatgGGGCTGGTCTTCATCTCCTATGTCCTCATCATCTCCACCATCCTCAAGATCCCCTCTGCCCAGGGCCGGAAGAAGGcctttgccacctgcgcctcccacCTCACCGTGGTCATCGTCCACTACGGCTGCGCCTCCATCGCCTACCTCAAGCCCAAGTCGGAGAACTCCAGGGATGAGGACCAGCTGATCTCGGTGACCTACACGGTCATCACCCCGCTGCTGAACCCTGTGGTGTACACCCTGAGGAACAAGGAGGTCAAGGATGCTCTGCTCCGGGCCACTGGCAGGAAGCTTTCCTGATCAGATAGACCCGCTTCGATGAGGGTCCTATAAGATTCTCTAGAGCAGGAAAGCAGAGCAGTGCCCACAGTGCCACACAGGTGGGTGTGCACGGGATGAGATCAGGACAGAGGCTGGATTAGCCAGGGCAGGCTGCTCCGGGACAGGGCTAACATTTTAAATGCATTCTGTAACACTAGTTTTGGACACGTGGTTTCCCCACGCCCACTTACACAGGTTTAAGTCGTAGCGGAAGTACTTCCCTCATGGGCAATTCAAGCTCCCTGCATCCTAGACACCATAGTAAATGGATATCAGAGATCAGAGCACTACCAATCCAGTAGGCTTAAATTCTGGATCTTTTCCCCTTTAGCTCCAGGTTGGCAATAGGGGAAAAAGGAAACCTGTTTCCCTGATCATGTCAGAGAAACATTCTCAGAAAGTGACTAAAATCCCTCCATGATCTAGTTAAAGCTGTAGTGGCAAATACATCACACTGGCATTTATGAGACCATACAAGAGACGCGTGGTGATACAATCTGTGAGTGACTGGCCCGTCAGGGAGAGATGGGCTTGCCTCGGGAGGGGCTTTCGTGGGGCAGAAAGAAGCAACAAGAGCAGGGGAATAAAGGAGAGAGTCCGCAGCAGGGAAGAGTGGGAGAGGGTCGGGAGGGTGTACGTGGTAAGGACAATGTGGTCGTCCATAACTTAGAGACAACCAAAGAGATTCTAGTCATCCATCCTCCCTACCATGACTTAAGACCCACCAGGCCCTGAACTAACGGGACATGGTTCGCTGGCCATCTCCACTTCCAGGACCCCTGCCCTCAGCGTGTCCTCCACTCCACACCGCCTTCCACCCCAACCACACCTAGTGACTggtcccttcccctttcccatcCTCAGGCCCTTCTACTGCTTACGGCCCCTGGATGGAAACCTCTCATTGTGACTCATTTTGAAACCCCAAACCAAAGCCGCTCTCCTATGAGCCTTCTGATGAAGGAATCAGTCCACCCACTTCCTCCACCCCACTACCCCCCACTCTTGCATTCACACGACACTACAGCAAACTTCCCCTTGGGGTCTTCACGGACACACATGTGAACTGGGCAGTGCCGCGGGGCTTTAGTGCAGAGCGGCACCTGCTGGGTCACGTCTCACTTGTACCCAGAGATATGGTCCTCACAGGCTGTGCTCTCCTCGAGGTTCATTTAAAAAGTAGGGCTGTGTCTAAGTATCTCTGAAATAGCTCATTATGGTTCACTCTTACATAGATTCAACTAcgggctttattttttaaaagatttatggtGAAATCCAAGAgaacccaaaataaataaaataaaaattttattctggACTAGTTACCAAAACGTGCCTTTGTCCGTTTGACCTTCTCAACAGAAAATCTGCATCTGCCAACTTAGCTATGTCAAAAGTCAGGTAGTGCTTTTTGGAGGTTGGCTGAGTGACGGGAATGGAACATAAGTAGTGGAAGAAAAAGACTCCATCTGGGTCCTGCCGAACTTCTTACCATCTACATTTGGATGAATTATTTAGCTTCCCTAAGAcacagtttccttatctataaaacataTCCAAAGTTTGTGACAGACACGTGAGACAAGAAACGTGAAAATCCTTTGCAAGTGACGAAACAAATTCTTTAGATTTCTATTAGAGTAAGAACAAAGCAACGTCATCTCCATAAACTTCCAGTCATATCATAACAAACCCAGAGTCCAACCCCATCCACCTGAGGCAGCCACTGCCCTCAGAGATTTCCAGGCTGCTCTTCCGGCTTCCAGCCATCCCTCCGGTTTCTACGCGTGGCTCAGGGTCTCTTTCCTTGGATGGTCTGGAGGGTCAGGACGGCAAGGTGGCTTCTGGAGGATCCTCCAGGCACAGTGTGGTCACGAATCTGAAACAGTGCCTCGAGGAGCACCAGGTGCCAGAAAGCGGGTGCTGTAGTTGgcttccccagccccaggccaccaCCCTTTGCTTCTCAACTGCTTTCTTTCCTTAAGAGCATAAAATCATAAGATGCTTGAGTTTAAGACACACTTTTACTCCTCCCCAGCTGAGGATCTCTAAGGAAGTGACAGAGTCTTTCCTGTTCTACGAAATGGGGTTTACCAACATCTCCTCTGTCTTTCCCATTTGGCTGTCGTAAGAATCAACTAGACTGAAGACGGTAGAAATTGCTGCGGTAACCACAAAAAAGTGTTAAGATAGCATATTATCATCATGATCTCTAGATTCTTACCTCTCCAGTTTCTCCTgaccatttttatattatttcgcCAATTGTTGACTCCTACCTTTCTCCCACAGTTGCTTGCACTCTATCGCTATTGCACTAAAGTCACATAGGCGCGGtgccttgcaaaaaaaaaacaaaaaaaaaaaaatccccatgccTCGTATCACTGTATCTTTTGTTAGCAATTCCAGCACTTACTGCCTACCCTCCTGCTCAATAACAAGCACCTGCCCTCTTTCTAGTACCGTGATTTCAAATTCTTCACCATGACCCACAGCCCTCGGTAAGGAATGCATGGTCTAATGTAACGCAGTGTGCATGCATACATCTACAAGCTGAAAGAGTTCACAGAATACTATTTATCCTTACTACTTGCAATGCATTCTGATGCTTTTCATTCTAGTCTGTTctagtttggtttgtttttggttttttatttatcagagagagaaagagaacgcacacagggggagcagcaggagcagagaTGTAGGGTGAAGGAATCCCAACCAGACTCCACGCCGAGcacccgacgtggggctcgatcccaggaccctgagatctcgacctgagccaaaaccaagagtcagatgttcaaccgactgagccacccaggtgcccccagtctcTTCTGTTCTAATTCATTTTAGTCAAATGATG
This DNA window, taken from Canis aureus isolate CA01 chromosome 38, VMU_Caureus_v.1.0, whole genome shotgun sequence, encodes the following:
- the LOC144307191 gene encoding olfactory receptor 10J1-like yields the protein MEGKNHTLVSEFTFQGFSSFGEHQLTLFVVFLVLYTFTLAGNVVIVTVISVDRRLHTPMYFFLSTLSVSETVYTLVIIPKMLCNLLGLSQPISLAGCATQMFFFITLAINNCFLLTAMGYDRYVAICDPLRYAVIMSKGICIQLVGGACSIGLIVAMTQVLAVFRLPFCATRVAHFFCDIRPVMKLSCIDTTANEILTLIISVLVILVPMGLVFISYVLIISTILKIPSAQGRKKAFATCASHLTVVIVHYGCASIAYLKPKSENSRDEDQLISVTYTVITPLLNPVVYTLRNKEVKDALLRATGRKLS